The Microbacterium luteum nucleotide sequence TCGACGGATTCGCCCTCGCCGAGGTGGACCTCGAGCTGCGGGGCGAGGGAGATGTGCTCGGTGACGCGCAGTCGGGGGCGCGCACATCGCTGCGACTGCTCCGGGTCGTCACCGACGCCGACATGATCGCCCACGCGCGCGCCGCGGCCGAGGAGGTGCTCGCCGCCGATCCGGCCCTGGAAGGACACCCCGCGCTGGAGGCGGCCCTCGCGCGGAGGGTGGGGATGGCGGAACGAGCAGCCCTCGCCAAGAACTGAGCACGGCCGCGCCGCTAGGCTGGCTGCATGAGCAGCCGTGTCGCCGTGGTCCCGGGATCCTTCGACCCGCCGACCCTGGGCCACCTCGACGTCATCCGTCGCGCCGCGGGTCTGTACGACCGGCTGCACGTACTGGTCGTGCACAATCCGGACAAGGAGGCGATGCTTCCGATCGCGCAGCGCCTGTCGCTGCTGGAGGAATCCATCGCCGAGGGCGACGTCGACGGCGACGTCGTCGTTGCGGCCTGGAGCGTCGGTCTGCTCGTCGACTACGCGGTGGAGGTCGGAGCGGGCGTGCTCGTGAAGGGCATCCGCTCACAGGTGGACGTCGCATACGAGACCCCCATGGCCATCGTGAACCGGCACCTCGCCGAGATCGAGACGGTGTTCCTGCTGCCCGACCCCGCCCACGCCATGGTGTCGAGCTCCCTGGTCCGGCAGGTGTCGGCTCTCGGCGGCGACGTGTCGCCGTTCGTGCCTGCGCCGGTTGCGCGCTTCCTCGACACGGGGGCCCGCGGGATCTGACGGGATGCTCCGACCGGCCCGCCTCCCGCTTCGCACGGGTAGCATTGTCGACCGTGGTCAAGCACAGTCAGGGACCGTTCGTCCTCCCCGTCCGCGACATCACCCACCGCCCGGGTGAGATGCGCGAGTTCGAGATCGAGGTGACTGCTCCCGAGAAGTGGGGCGAGGGCCTCGTCTCGGTTCCGCAGGGTGAGCCGATCACCGTCGACGTGCGTCTGGAGTCGGTTCACGAGGGCATTCTCGTCTCCGCGGACATCGACACCGACTACCGAGGCGTCTGCGGTCGGTGCCTCACCGATGTGTCGGAACCGGTCGAAGTCGAGTTTCAGGAGCTTTTCGCGTATCCTGGATCGGAACAAACTGACTTCGAGGTTCACGACGACCACGTGGATCTTGAACCTCCGGTCAGGGAAGCGATCGTCTTGTCGCTTCCGTTCCAGCCGGTGTGTCAGCCGGACTGTCCCGGGCTCGACCCCGTGACGGGCGAGAGGCTGACGGGGCGCACGGTTCAGGAGCAGCCCGCTCCGATCGATCCGCGCTGGGCCGCGCTGCAGGACTACACCACAGACCACGACGACACCTCGCGCCCGTGAGGGCGGGCAGGTCGCCGAGAACACAGAAGAGAGTCAGCCATGGCAGGTAACCCCCCGAAGCGGAAGGTCTCCCGTTCCAACACGCGCTCACGCCGCGCGCAGTGGAAGGCCGAGGCCCCCACGCTCGTCAAGACCGTCGAGAACGGCAAGACCGTCTACAGCCGTCCGCACCAGGCGAAGGTCGTCACCGACTCGCAGGGCACGGAGCTGTTCCTGGAGTACAAGGGCCGCAAGGTCGCCGACGTCTGATCGGCCGTCGCGGCTGATCATGGCGCAGCGTGGCACGCGGGCGACGGCGTCCGACGCGTCCCTTCTCGACAAGCTCGGGGTCGATATCGACCCCGAGCTTCTGTCGCTTGCGCTCACGCACCGTTCGTGGGCGTATGAGAACGGCCAAGGACCGCACAACGAACGTCTCGAGTTCCTCGGCGACAGTGTGCTCGGCCAAGCCGTCACCGTGCGGCTGTACACCCGGCATCCTGAGCTCGACGAGGGCTCGCTGGCCAAGCGTCGTGCGAGCGTGGTGTCCACCGTCGCGCTGGCCGAGGTCGCGCGCGGCATCCGGCTCGGAGAGCATTTGCGTCTTGGGGTCGGCGAAGACCGCACGGGCGGGCGGGACAAGGACTCGATCCTCGCCGACACCATGGAGGCCGTGATCGGCGCGACCTATCTGTCGACGGGTCCGGACGCGGCGACCTCCCTCGTCCTGCGGCTTGTCGAGCCGCTGCTCGCGGATCCCGAGCGCTACGGCGTCGCGATGGATCCCAAGACGGGACTCCAGGAGCTCGCCGCGAGGCTCGAGCGTCCGGCGCCGGTCTACGAGGTCGATTCCACCGGTCCCGACCACGACCGGGTGTTCACCGCCACGGTCGCCGTCGGCGATCACTCCTCGGTCGGCGTCGGGACCAGCAAGAAGCAGGCCGAGATGGCCGCGGCGCTCACCGCGTGGCACGAACTCAGCGCGCGTGCCTGAGCTGCCCGAGGTCGAGGTCGTCCGTGCGGGCCTCGCCCCCGCCGTCAGCGGCGCCCGGGTGACCGCCGTGACGGTGCTCGATGACCGGGCACTCACACGGCACCCCGGCACCGCGGCCGACTTCGAGGCGCGACTGACGGGGCGGACGATGCAGGCGGCCGCGCGCCGCGGCAAGTTCCTGTGGCTCCCGCTCCTGCCGGAAGCGCCGGAGGAATCGGTCGGCGTCGTGGCGCACCTCGGCATGAGCGGTCAGCTGCTCCTTCGTCCCGCCGGTTCGCCCCCCGAGCGTCACGAACGCATTCGCCTCGACGTGCAGCACCCCGAGCACGGCGAGCTCGCCGTCGTGTTCGCCGATCAGCGCACCTTCGGCTCGCTCGCCTGGGACGCCCTCGTGCCGACACCGGACGCCGCGGCCGGGGGCGCCGGCTGGCCGGCCGCGACCGTTCCGACGCAGGTCGTTCACATCGCCCGCGACCCCCTCGACCCCGCGTTCGCCGAGGCGGACTTCCGGAAGGCGCTGGGTCGCAAGGGCTCCGCGATCAAGCGCGTGCTGCTGGATCAGACCGTCGTGAGCGGCATCGGGAACATCTATGCCGACGAGTCCCTGTGGGCTGCTCGCATCCATCCCGAGACGCCGGCGTCCGCGTTGGCCACTCGAGCCGTGCGGCGCCTGCTCTCCGAGGTTCGCGCGGTGCTGCACAAGGCCCTCGCCGAGGGTGGGACGAGTTTCGACGCGCAGTACGTCAACGTCAACGGGCAGGCGGGCTACTTCGCCCATTCGCTGAACGTCTACGGGCGCACCGGGCAGGCCTGTCCGCGCTGCGGGCATCCGGTCGTGCGGGTGTCGTTCACCAACCGCAGCAGCCACTTCTGCGCCCGGTGCCAGAAGCGCGCATCTTGAGGTTCACGTCAGCGTCTTCTTCCAGGCGCCGTCGTACAGGACGGGGACGAATCCGAGTGCCTCGTTGATGTCGAGCATCGGCCGGTTCTCCTCGGCGTTGTAGGTGAGCACGCGCGGGGAGTCCGGCGCGATCTCGCGCCACCGCAGCAGTCCGGCGCACTTGACCAGCATGCCCAGGCGGTGCCCGCGATGCGCCGCGAGCACGAGCGTGTCCTCCTGGAACGTGACCGAACCGGGAGCGGAGCCGCGCACGAGCTCGTTGAACGCGCACAGCTCACCGGTGGCGATGTGCTCTGCGGCGGTCACCAGCACGCGGTGGCCGCCGTCGAGCCACAGGGCGTCGTGCCGTTCCACGCGGGCGGCATCCCAGGCCTCTTCGTCGAAGGTCAGCGCGGCGGCGGGAACATCCGTCGACATCCGCGACTTCATCCAGGCGTACCCGGCGACGCGTTCCGCGGGAGTGGGCAGCATCCACGGCACGACCCGGTAGCCGGAGGCCGCCGCCCGGGCAGCGGTGAGCAGGCTCTGCACCCGATCCGGTGCGGCGGTGAGGTCGAAGGCGCTGCATCGCTCGATCTGCTCGAGGGTGTAGCCGTGCCGTCGATAGAAGCGCGCGGCGTGATCGAGGGGGATGCTGCCGAACCCCGTCGGCGGTGCAAGACGTTCGCCCGGAGCGTCGGGGTGGTCCGCCCATGATTGCAGCACCGTGCGACCGTGTTCGCGCGCCGTGCTCTCGACGAGACGGTGAGCGGCCGAGCCGATGCCTCGCCCCCACGACGCCCGGATGAGTTCGATGGTCCAGAAGGCCACCGTCGACCCGGCTTCGAGAGGGATGTCCACGCCGACCCGGCCGATCGCGCGTCCGTCGTCGTCGGTCACGAGCCACAGGTGCCGGATCTCATACGCGTCCGGGCGGTAGTGCGGCAACAGCTCCGCAACGGTGCGGGTGTGGTCGTCGGTCCCGGACACCTCCCGGGAGACGGTGTTGCGTGCCGCCACGGTGGCGACGAAGTCCGCCGCGTCGGGATCCGCCGGTGATCGGGGGATCCCGACGCGGCGGAACGAGCCGCCATGGAAGGGGACGACCTCGGGGGTCGTGTCGGACATGATCGCTTCTTCCATCGGGTGGTCACAGGCGTGGAACGCGCAGCAGGTAGACGCGTTCGGCCCGTCTCTCGCGTTCGGCGCGTTCGCGGCGTGCGGCGTCGCGTCGAGACAGCTGTGCAGGGTCATCGGCGACGTCGAGGCGCCGAGCGCTCCGGAGGAGCAGCCACAGGCCGAGACGCAGTTCGAGGCGATCGACGGCGGACAGGCGGTGATCGCTCACCGCGGCGGACAGGGTTTCCCGCTCGTGCGAAGTCACGAAGGGTGCGAGTGTGTTCACGGAAGTGCACTTTCGAGTGAGGACGCGCGAGTGGCGCAGAATCATCGAGCGGCGGGGAGCCTCGCAATCGGGGTGAAGCGAGGTCGAGCCGGGGGTGCCGAAGCGGCGCGCACGGACGGCGCGGGGTGCGGGTGAGGCGGCGGTCAGGCGACGACGCGCGTGACGACGTCGCGGAATCCGGCCACCGGAGCGAGACCACGGTGCGGGGAGCGGATCCCGGTACGGGTGATCGGCGCGAAAGGCGCAAGCATCTGAATCATCGGTGACCTCCTTTCCGGCTGAGACGCGATCTGGACACTAGCGCGGCGGATCCAAGACGTCAAGGGTCTTTTCGGTTTCGGTGGACGACGGGCGTGTCGGATGCGATCGATGACCGTCTGTCGCGCCGACGTCGCGGCGTGTCTCGGGTAGCGTGTATCGGTGATCCAGACAGGCCGGAGGACGCATCCATGCACCTGAAGAGCGTGACGCTCAAAGGGTTCAAGTCGTTCGCCCAGCCGACGACCTTCGAACTCGAGACAGGGGTCACGTGCATCGTCGGGCCGAACGGATCCGGCAAGTCCAATGTCGTCGACGCGCTCGCGTGGGTGATGGGGGAGCAGGGTGCGAAGACGCTGCGCGGCGGCAAGATGGAGGATGTCATCTTCGCCGGAACGGCCACGCGCGGTCCGCTCGGACGTGCCGAGGTGCAGCTGACCATCGACAACGGCGACGGTGCCCTGCCGATCGAGTACGCCGAGGTGAGCATCCGCCGCACCCTGTTCCGCAACGGATCGAGTGAGTACGCGATCAACGGCGAGTCGTGTCGGCTCCTCGACGTGCAGGAGCTGCTGAGCGATTCGGGGCTCGGTCGCGAGATGCACGTCATCGTCGGTCAGGGCCGGCTCGACGCCGTGCTGCAGGCCTCTCCCGAAGACCGCCGCGGCTTCATCGAAGAAGCAGCAGGCATCCTCAAGCACCGGCGCCGCAAAGAGAAGACGCTGCGCAAGCTCGAGGCGATGGAGGCGAACCTCACGCGCCTCAGCGACCTGGCCGGCGAGCTGCGCCGACAGCTCAAGCCGCTCGGCCGGCAGGCCGAGGTCGCCAGAGAGGCGCAATCGATCGCCGCGATCGTGCGCGACGCGAAGGCGCGGCTGCTCGCCGACGACCTCGTCGCCCTGCGAACCGAGCTCGACGCGTTCGCCCGCACCGAGCAGGAGCGGCACACCGAGCGCGGAGCACTGCAGGAGCAGCTCGACGTCGTGCGGGGCCGCATCGCGCATCTCGAAGCCGAACAGCGTTCGGAAGCCGTCGACGAGGCGCGGCGCGTCGCCCACGGCCTAGAGCGTGTTCAGGAGCGCCTCCGGTCGCTCTACGCCCTCGCCGGGCAGCGCCTGTCGCTGCTGGCGGAACCGGAGCAGAGCGACATCGTCGAGGGCGCGACGGTGACCCAGGCGGCGATCGACGAGGCTCGAGCCGAGATCGACGACATCGCCGCGGGCCTCGGCGACGCGCAGGACGCCGCCGAATCGGCGGGGCGCGACGTCATCCGTGCCCGCGCCGAGCTCGACGCTCTCGATGTCGACATCGCCGAGCAGAGCTCACTCGTCTCGGCGCACGACATGAAGATCACCGCGATGCGCGGAACGGCCGAAGCAGCGGATTCCGCCCTGACAGCGGTGCGCACTGCGGTCGACCGCCAGCAGAAAGCGCTCGATGCGGCACTGACCCGACGTGCCGAGGCCGAGGCGGAACTCGACGAGATCGACGTCGGCTCGGCGCCGCAGAGCGCCGTCGACGAGAACACCGCCGCCTACGAGCGCGCTCAGCGCACCGCCGGCGACCTCGAGACCGAGGTCTCGGAGCTGCGCGACAGACTGCACGCCGCCGAGCGCGAGGGCGAGGCCCTCAGCGCGCAGACCGCGGCCCTCTCCCGTGCGCTCGACGTGCGCAATGCGGCGTCGGAGCTCCTCGCCGAAGGCGCTGCCGGGCTTGTCGGCCTCGTGGGGGACGCGGTGCAGGTGACGCCGGGATACGAGGCCGCGATCGCCGCCGTGCTCGGCCCCCTCGCCGAGGGTGTTCTCGCCCAGGACCGCGGCGCCGCTTTCGACCTCGCGTCGACCCTGCGCGGTCGTGATCTCGGTGTCGTGGACATCGTCATCGCCGACGTCCGGGTCGGCGGCAGCGACCTGCCGGAGATCCCCGGCGCGCGTCCCGCTCACGAGGTGGTGACGGCGCCGGCCGGCATTCAGGACATGCTCGCGCGTGTGCTGATCGCGGACGACCTCGACGCCGTGCGCGCCGTCGCCGACACTCTCGACGCGCAGCCCGCCGCGCCGCTGACGGTGGTCACGCGAGACGGCGAGGTCTTCACCGGACCGACGGTGCGTGCCGGCTCCGGTCAGGGGCGATCGCGCCTCGAGCTCGCCGCTGAACGCGACGGCGCCGCGGATCGACGAGCCGAGATCCTGGTCGTCGCCGACTCGCTGCGCGAGGCGCTCGGCGAACGATCCGCACAGCTCGATCGCGCCCGCGCCGAGACGAAGGCGAGCCTGTCCGCGCTCCGCGAGCACGACGCCGCGCTCGCGGCCCACGCCGAGCGCGTCAATCGCGCGACGGTGCGCCAGGAGTCGGCCTCTGCGGAGTGCGAGCGGCTCACAGCCGGACTTCGTCAGGCTCAGGCTGCCGTGGAAGAGGCCGAGGCGGCGGCCCGGTCCGCACAGGAGCAGCTGACCCACGCGCTGGAGCTTCCCCGGCCCATTCTCGACGTCTCCGCGCGCGACGGCCTTCTCCTCGCGCTCGAAGAGGCCCGCGACGCCGAGATGCGCGCGCGGCTCGACGTCGAGACGCTGCGCGAGCGCGTGCGAGCCGGTCAGGCACGGGTGCAGCAACTGGAGAGACAGCGTGAGCGCGAGCGAGCGGCCGCGGAGGAGGCCGCGCGGCGCGCCGTCATCCGCCGTGCGCAGCGCGAGACCGCGCAGGGGATCTCGGCCGCGCTGCCCGCGGTGCTCGACTCCGTCGACCGCTCGCTCAGCCAGGCGCGTGTCGAACTGGCCGCGGCCGAGTCCGCGCGCACGGCGCTGACGGCGGAGCTCGCCGACCTCCGCCGATCCGAAGCCTCGACGCGGGAGCGGCTCGCCGGGCTCACCGAGAGCGTGCACGGGCTGGAATTGACGATTCACGAGAAGAAGCTGCACGTGTCGAGCCTGCTGGAGCGGGTCTCGAACGAGTTGGGTCTCGGCGAAGACGTCCTGGTCGCGGAATACGGCCCGGATCAGCCCTTTCCTAGCGGCCTACACCTCTCATCGGGCAGTCTCGCCGCCACAGGCGAGCAATCTGACGGTACGACGGACGATGATATGCCGACGGTCGCATACGACCGGACGGCCCAACGGAAGCGGCTTCAGGAGGCCGAGCGCAAGCTGTCGCAGCTCGGCCGGGTGAACCCGCTGGCGCTCGAGGAGTTCGCCGCCCTCGAGCAGCGTCACAAGTTCCTCGTGGATCAGCTCGACGATCTGACGCGTACCCGAAAGGATCTCGCGACCATCATCGAGGAGCTCGACGAGCGGATGCGGGCCATCTTCCTCGAGGCGTTCGAGGACACGAAGGTCGCCTTCGGCGAGGTCTTCCCGATCCTCTTCCCCGGAGGAACCGGCAGCATCTCGCTCACCGACCCCGAGTCGCCGTTGACGACCGGGATCGAGGTCTCCGTGCGTCCGGTCGGCAAGAAGATCGAGCGGCTGTCGCTGCTGTCCGGGGGAGAGCGCTCACTCGCCGCCGTCGCGCTGCTGACGGCGATCTTCAAGGCGCGGCCGAGCCCCTTCTACATCCTCGACGAGGTCGAGGCTGCCCTCGACGACGCGAACCTCGGCCGGCTGCTCGGCGTGTTCGAACAGCTTCGCGAGAGCAGCCAGCTCATCGTCATCACGCACCAGAAGCGCACGTTGGAGATCGCCGATGCGCTCTACGGCGTCTCGATGCGGCAGGACGGCGTGTCCGCCGTCGTCGGCCAGCGCGTGCGCGACCGGGAGCGCGTCACCGCCTGATCCGTGGCGGGCTCCGGTCGCGGCGGGGCGACGCCCCTAGGCTGGGGGCATGGCAGAGAGTTCCTGGTCGCTCGGTCGCGCGCTGCGCGGCATGTTCGTGAAGCCGACGATCGACGAGACGACGTGGGACGACCTCGAGACGGCGCTGCTCACCGCCGACTTCGGTCCGGACATCACCGAGCGCATCGTCGACGAGCTGCGCGAGAAGGTCGATCGGTACCGCACCACCGATCCGAGAGACCTGCAGCGGATGCTGCGGGAGACGCTCGAGGAGCACTTCGCCCGGTTCGACACCACGCTGAAACTCACGGAGCGTCCGGCCGTCGTCCTCGTGGTCGGCGTCAACGGCGTGGGCAAGACCACCACGATCGGCAAGTTCGCCAAGTTCCTGCAGCGTTACGGACGCACCGTCGTCGTCGGGGCGGCCGACACCTTCCGGGCCGCCGCCGTCGAGCAGCTCGCCACGTGGGCCGAGCGCGGCGGCGCGACGATCGTGCGTCCCCAGCAGGAGGGTCAGGATCCCGCCTCGGTGGCGTTCCAGACGATCGACCATGCCAAGCAGACCGGCACGGAGATCGTGCTCATCGACACCGCCGGACGCCTGCACACCAAGGGTGGGCTCATGGATGAACTCACGAAGATCCGCCGGGTGGTCGAGAAGCAGGCGCCGATCAGCGAAGTGCTGCTCGTGCTCGATGCCACGACGGGACAGAACGGCGTGATGCAGGCGGAGGCGTTCCTGCAGCACGCCGGTGTGACCGGACTGGTCATCACCAAGCTCGACGGCTCCGCCAAGGGCGGTTTCATCCTCAACGTGCAGGAGCGCACCGGGATCCCGGTCAAGCTCCTCGGGCAGGGCGAGGGCATCGGCGACCTCACGGGGTTCACCCCGCACGTGTTCGCCGCGTCGCTCGTTGACTGATCCGGCGACACGACCCGCAGATCTATCGCCCGGGCGGGCGTGCTGGTTTCATGGAGGGATGGCGATCGAGCACGATTACTTCGGCCTTCTCGAGTCCGGCCCCGACGGGTCGCTCTTCTGGTCGGAGGTCGTCGAGCTCGGCGACCAGTCCGTGACCGTCGATCTCACCGCTCCCGATCAGGACGATGTCTCTCCCGCCGCTCTCGATGTCGCCGCGGCGCTCATCGCTGCGCTGGAGGCCGTCGACGCGAAGGCCCGGGGAGCGATGGTCTCCGAGCTCGGCGACCGCACCAGCGAGGTGATCGAGTACATCCTGCAGCAGCAGGAGTCGCTCGGCGACGACCTCGAGGACATGCTCGTCGACATCAGCGGCGACACCCACGTCGACATCATCCGGTCGTTGCAGATCATGAGCATGACCATCCTCGCGGATGAACTCGGCGGCAGCGATCCGTTCGCCGTGCTCGAGTACGCTCTGGATCCCGACGCGACGGACGATGTGCTGCTGGTGAACCTCGACTCCGACGGCGATGTCGTCTCGGTGACCAGCGCCGACTGACGACCGCGAGCCGCGGTAGATCGCCGGGCGCGTCAGACGGCCTGGGCGAAGCGGTCCGCGCCGGCTTCCTCGCCGATGTGCGCGAGGTGCCGGGGAAGGTCTCTTCCCATCGACCGCATGGACTGGGCCCACAGACGCCCCGCGCGGTAGGACGAGCGCACGAGCGGACCGGCCAGCACGCCGAGGAATCCGATCCGCTCCGCCTCCGTCTTGAACGCGACGAACTCCTCCGGCTTGACCCAGCGGGCGACCGGCAAATGCCGCGGGGACGGTCGCAGATACTGCGTGATGGTGATGATGTCCGTGCCCGCCTCGCGGAGGTCCCGAAGCGCCCGCGCGACCTCCTCCGGCTCCTCGCCCATGCCGAGAATGAGGTTGGACTTCGTGATGAGACCGGCTCGGTGTGCCCGCGTGAGCACGCCGAGCGACCGCTCGTAGCGGAAGGCCGGACGGATGCGCTTGAAGATGCGCGGCACCGTCTCGACGTTGTGGGCGAACACCTCGGGGCGGCTCGAGAAGACCTCGTCCAGTTGGCCGGGATCCCCGTTGAAGTCGGTGGCGAGGATCTCGACGCCGGTGCGCGGATTCCGCTCGTGGATGGCTCGAACCGTCTCCGCATGCAGCCACGCACCACCATCGGGCAGGTCGTCGCGGGCGACCCCCGTCACGGTCGCGTATCGCAGGTCCATCGCCGCGACGCTCTCGGCCACGCGCCGCGGTTCATCCGTGTCGTAGTCGGCGGGTTTGCCGGTGTCGATCTGGCAGAAGTCGCAGCGTCGCGTGCACTGGGAGCCGCCGATGAGGAAGGTCGCCTCGCGGTCTTCCCAGCACTCGTAGATGTTCGGGCACCCGGCCTCCTGGCAGACGGTGTGCAGCTCCTCGGTCTTCACGAGCGAGTGCAGTGCGGAGTACTCCGGTCCCATCTTCGCGCGCGTCTTGATCCACTCCGGCTTGCGCTCGATCGGCGTCTGCGCATTGCGTACCTCGAGCCGCAGCATCCTTCGCCCGTCGGGTCGGGTCGCGGCACTGTCGCCGCTCGTGGGTGCGCAGCCGGTCATGCCGCGACCTCCGCGTAGGTGCTCGTGAGGTGCCGGATGACGGTGGCGACGATGTCGCGCGGACGGGTCGCCACTCCGGAGGCTTCGCTCACCGTGGTGACGCCGGCGTCGGTGATCCCGCACGGGATGATGCCTTGGAACGGCGCGAGCGAGTTGTCGCAGTTGATCGCGAACCCGTGCATCGTCACTCCGCGCTCGACGCGCACGCCGATCGCGGCCACCTTGTCGTCGCCGAGGGGCCGCCGCACCCAGACCCCGCTCCGTCCGGTCACCTGGTGCCCTTCGACACCGTGCTCGGCCAGCGCGTCGATGAGGAGGCGCTCGAGACGTCGTACGTGGGCGACGACGTCGACGGGGTCGGGGAGGCGCACGATGGGATACCCGACGAGCTGACCGGGTCCGTGCCACGTGATCTTCCCGCCGCGGTCGACGTCGATGACCGGCGTGCCGTCGGTCGGACGCTCGTGTGCCGCGGTGCGAGTGCCCGCGGTGTAGACGGCCTCGTGCTCCAGCAGCAGCACGGTGTCCGGGCGCGTGCGATCGACGACATCGGCGTGCACGCGTCGCTGCAGCTCCCACGCGTGGCGATAGGGCACGAGGTCGGGGGCGAGGCCCAGGGTCAGGATGTCGGGCATCACGAACCTTCCTGGAATGTTGGAATGCGTCCAACAATACCCGTGCTGCGATCAGCGGGCGGCGACACGCGCGTGCATTGCGTCCGCGTCGATAGCGTGGACCCGTGGACAGTGGAGCGCGTGTCGGCCGACCCAAGGCGTCTTCGCGCGAGACGCTCGCCGAGGCGGCCTGCGAGCTCTTCCTCGAACAGGGCTTCGCGGCGACGTCGATCGTGGACATCACGCGGCGCGCGGGTGTGAGCCGGTCGAGCTTCTTCAACTACTTCGCCTCCAAGTCCGACATCCTGTGGAGCGGGTTCGACGAGCGGCTCGACGTGGTCGCGCGATCGCTGAGCGACGGCGTCGAGGTGGATGCCGCGCTCCGCTCCTTCGCCGAGGCGTTCGCGCCGGACAGTCTCGCGCTCGGGATCGTGAACGCGGCGATCATGGGCATCGAGAGCGATCTCGAGTCCGAACGCGCCCGCCGCCAGCTGCGGCTGAGCGGTCTGATCGCGGACCGGCTTCGCGCTCCGGCGGACGATTCCGCCGCCGCGGACATCGACGGGGCGGCGCGCGCGGCCGCCATCTTCAGCGCCGTATGGCGGTGGGCCGGGTCGGGCCCCGGAACGTCGTCTCTCCCTGACGAGGTGACGGCGGCGCTGGCGCTCGTGCTGCCGCGCTGACCCGCCGCGGACGCGTAGAATCGGGGGATCATGGCGACTTTCGGCACTCTCTCCGACCGGCTCACCGAGACCTTCCGCAACCTCCGCACCAAAGGGAAGCTCACTCCCGCGGACGTCGATGGCACCGTCCGCGAGATCCGTCGTGCGCTGCTCGACGCCGACGTGGCGCTGACGGTCGTCAAGGACTTCACCGCGAAAGTGCGTGAGCGCGCGCTGGGCGATGAGGTGAACCGGGCCCTGAACCCGGCGCAGCAGGTCGTTCAGATCGTCAACGAGGAGCTCGTGGCCATCC carries:
- a CDS encoding DUF2004 domain-containing protein, whose translation is MAIEHDYFGLLESGPDGSLFWSEVVELGDQSVTVDLTAPDQDDVSPAALDVAAALIAALEAVDAKARGAMVSELGDRTSEVIEYILQQQESLGDDLEDMLVDISGDTHVDIIRSLQIMSMTILADELGGSDPFAVLEYALDPDATDDVLLVNLDSDGDVVSVTSAD
- the lipA gene encoding lipoyl synthase produces the protein MTGCAPTSGDSAATRPDGRRMLRLEVRNAQTPIERKPEWIKTRAKMGPEYSALHSLVKTEELHTVCQEAGCPNIYECWEDREATFLIGGSQCTRRCDFCQIDTGKPADYDTDEPRRVAESVAAMDLRYATVTGVARDDLPDGGAWLHAETVRAIHERNPRTGVEILATDFNGDPGQLDEVFSSRPEVFAHNVETVPRIFKRIRPAFRYERSLGVLTRAHRAGLITKSNLILGMGEEPEEVARALRDLREAGTDIITITQYLRPSPRHLPVARWVKPEEFVAFKTEAERIGFLGVLAGPLVRSSYRAGRLWAQSMRSMGRDLPRHLAHIGEEAGADRFAQAV
- the lipB gene encoding lipoyl(octanoyl) transferase LipB: MPDILTLGLAPDLVPYRHAWELQRRVHADVVDRTRPDTVLLLEHEAVYTAGTRTAAHERPTDGTPVIDVDRGGKITWHGPGQLVGYPIVRLPDPVDVVAHVRRLERLLIDALAEHGVEGHQVTGRSGVWVRRPLGDDKVAAIGVRVERGVTMHGFAINCDNSLAPFQGIIPCGITDAGVTTVSEASGVATRPRDIVATVIRHLTSTYAEVAA
- a CDS encoding TetR/AcrR family transcriptional regulator: MDSGARVGRPKASSRETLAEAACELFLEQGFAATSIVDITRRAGVSRSSFFNYFASKSDILWSGFDERLDVVARSLSDGVEVDAALRSFAEAFAPDSLALGIVNAAIMGIESDLESERARRQLRLSGLIADRLRAPADDSAAADIDGAARAAAIFSAVWRWAGSGPGTSSLPDEVTAALALVLPR